In the Pontibacillus sp. HMF3514 genome, TGAAAACTATGAAGCGAAGGAGTATAAGTATTTCTTCAGTGTTGAGGACCAAGAACGTGCTACGGCATTTTTCGTAAATGATCATTCCTTCCAAATCGATGAGTGGACAGAATCTAGTCAGGAACTCACTTGGACGGGGAACTGGAAAACGTATGAGGACAATGAGATGAATGGTGAGATTTTAATTGCGGATGTTTACGCTGTGCTTTCCATTCAAAATGGAAAGCTTACGGTACAAACGTATGGAATCGAACATATGAATGCGATCTTCAAAAAACTGACGGAGGCACGCGGCGTGTTTATCTATCAGGATGAAAAGGTTACATCCATTGGAAACTTACCGATTCAGATCAAGCCAAAAACGGTTCGAATTCAGGATGGCATCCCTTCCTATTTTGCCTTGTACGCGCAAAATGAAGAGCTGTTAAATGTGGACGCACAGATTCCAAAATATCATTATAAGTCGTTACGTGAGCTTGTGAATGAGGGACATGAACAAGTCGCGGATGATTGGCTGAAGCAAAATGAGTATATGGTTTATGGGAACGTCGTCCAACAAGTTGGCGAAGTGGATGTCACTGCTGACTTTAATAAACCACGAAAAGAACTAGGGTTACCTCTTTCAGCTTTTGTAACAGGTGGAGCGGATCGTGTTACAGCGTTTAAGCCTGTGGAATCGCCGATTGATAGAGAGACGTATGTGGTGGAAGAAGACATTCCTGAATATGAGGATTTAGGTATTACGAATGAAATGAAGGATCTGTTTTTTGTTGAGGATCTGTTGCGTTTCTATCGTGAAAAAGTTGATGGGAAGTCTGATGCAACGAAGCGGAAGTATCGAGATAGTCTGTCTGTTATTCGCAAGCTTCTTGAGGTAAGCGAGATTCAGAGCTGGGATGCGTGTGATTTTAGTTTCTGGAAATTTGCTTTAACAGAAGGATTCTTTGAGGGAGTTGGTTATGCCAGCTTGACATATGCAAAAGATTTTATTTCTGTAGTGAGGGCTTTTACGAAGTGGCTTGATAAGGAAAAAGGCATGAATGTTGGAAAAGATGTAGCTGCATTTCTTAAAGAGAAGGAAAGTTCGATTTTGAATGCAGTAAGAATGGAAAATGCAATTATGGATTCCCCTGAATATCCTAATTTAGAGCATGAGTTTGAAGCTCAAACTGAGTATGAAATGGATCTGTTTTTAGTAGAGGAAATCAATAAGGATAGCCTAGTCCTTCTAAATTCAGAAGATCAACACCGTACACTTTCGATCCCAGAAGGTGCCGTACAATTTGCAGAGGTTAGTATGATGATCCAAGCAGAAATCGGAAAAGCTCGTAACGAATGGGATATTATTAAACTAGGTGAGGTATTTCCTGCGAAGTGATGGATGTAAGGCTGGCGAATATGCGGGAGCGCCTGAATATGAGTGAGTTTCGCTTGAAAATCGAGTGCTATCGCCTGCACATGGCTTAGGATCGCCCGAACTTGGGGTTCGACCGCCTGAATCATAAAAAGTGCCTGACCCCCACTGCTTTAAAGCGGTGGGGGTCAGGCACTTTTTCAGGCACTTTTTCATCATATCCCCCTAAACAAGCTCATAAATTTGTATAGACAACCAGTATAAGCTTTTGGGATAAATACCATTTGTGGAAAGGGGATACGTGTGATGTTAGGGTTCTTACAAAGAATTGGGAAGGCGCTGATGCTTCCGATTGCGGTGCTTCCTGCGGCGGCGTTGTTACTTCGACTTGGACAACCGGACTTATTGGACATACCTTTTATGGCGGCTGCTGGGGATGCGATTTTTGCAAATCTTGCTTTGTTGTTTGCGATTGGGGTAGCTGTTGGGTTATCAAAAGATGGTCATGGTGCAGCGGCCTTGGCTGGGGCTGTCGGTTATTTTGTGCTGACCAAAGGAGCTACAGCGATTAATGAGGATATTAAAATGGCTGTGCTTGGAGGTATTATTTCGGGTATTGTGGCTGGTCTTTTGTACAACCGCTATAGTGAGGTCAAACTGCCTGATTGGCTTGGATTTTTTGGAGGAAAAAGGTTTGTACCGATTATCACGTCTCTAGCCATGCTTATTTTAGCTGGCGTGTTTGGCTATGTATGGCCACCGATTCAGGAAGGAATTAATAATGTTGGTCAATGGATAGTTGATGCCGGTGCAGCTGGGGTTGGGGTGTTTGGTTTCTTAAATCGCCTCCTGATTCCAGTGGGATTACACCATGTGTTGAATACGCTTGTGTGGTTCGAGTTTGGTGAGTTTACCAATTCAGCAGGGGAAATGGTAAAAGGGGACTTATCCCGTTTCTTCGCTGGAGATCAGAGTGCAGGGATCTTTATGGCTGGGTTCTTCCCAATCATGATGTTTGGTCTACCTGCTGCAGCTCTTGCCATGATTGCGGCTGCTAAAAAACATCGTAGAAAAGCGGTATCTGGTGCGCTGATTGGTGTGGCTTTTACGTCCTTTTTAACAGGGATTACTGAGCCAGTTGAGTTCTTGTTCATGTTCCTATCTCCACTACTGTATGTGGTGCATGCTCTATTAACAGGGATATCTATGTCTCTAGCTACAGTTCTCGATATTCATCATGGATTCGGTTTCTCGGCGGGTGCCATTGACTACGTATTGAACTTTGGAATTGCTCAAAAACCAATCGAGTTGTTGATGTTAGGACTCGTTTATGGAGGGCTCTACTTTGTGATTTTCTATTTCCTCATTGTCAAATTGGACCTGAAAACACCAGGGCGTGAAGAGGAAGTGGAAGGGGAGTTTACAGAAAGTTATTCGGGTAGCGATTATGAGCAAAAGGCGAATCATTACCTAAGCGCTTTAGGTGGTAAGGAGAATATTGCTGTCCTAGATAACTGTGTGACGCGCCTGCGCCTGCAAATGGTGGATATGGCGAAGGTTGATGAAGTCGGATTGAAAAATGCCGGTGCCAAAGGGGTCTTTAAACTGAATAGTAAGGATCTGCAAGTGGTTGTAGGGACTGATGTTGAGCACCTTGCAAATGCGATGAAACGAAAATAAAAAAACAGTGCCTGACCCCCAATGCTTTAAAGCGGTGGGGGTCAGGCACTTTTAATGTTCTACAACGCTTGATTCGTTAACTTTTGTAATCCAGCCGAATGGGTCTTCTACTGTTCCGTATTGGATGCCGGTTACGTTATCATATAGTGCTTTTGCAACTTCTCCGGTTTGGCCTTCGTTGATGACCATATGCTGATCTCCCCATGACAGCTGGCCGATAGGGGACACAACGGCAGCGGTTCCGGTTCCGAATGCTTCTTCTAACTGGCCATCCTGATGCGCTTGATAGATTTCCTGCATGGAAACTTTTCGTTCTGAAATAGGATAGTTCCAATGTTTTAAGAGTCGGATTGCTGTACTTCTTGTTACACCTTCTAAAATGCTTCCGTTCAGTTCAGGTGTTACGATCTCACCATTGATTTTGAAAAAGACGTTCATGCTGCCCACTTCTTCAATATACTCCTTTTCAACACCGTCTAGCCAAAGAACCTGGGCGTATCCGTTCTTATTGGCTTCTTCCTGCGCTTTAAGGCTGGATGCGTAGTTACCGCCTGTTTTGGCTTCACCCGTTCCTCCGGTTACCGCTCGAACGTATTTGTTTTCCACAGCAATTTTTACTGGGTTAATGCCTTCTTTATAGTACGCGCCAACAGGTGATAGGATCACGATAAATTTGTAGTTGTGTGAAGGCGCTACGCCAAGGAAAGGCTCTGTTGAAATAATAAATGGTCGAATATAAAGAGAAGTACCTTCCGCTTTAGGGATCCAATCTTTCTCTAGAGCTACAAGTTCCTTCATGGCGTCTAACGCAAATTCTTCATCGATCTTAGGGATACACATTCGTTCGTTCGAGTTATTTATACGTTGTAAGTTAATGTCTGGTCGGAATAATTGAGCTTCTCCTTCTGGGGAGAGGTATGCTTTTAATCCTTCAAATACAGATTGGCCATAGTGGAAGACCATGGCTGAGGGATCAATACTAATATTTTGATATGGTATAATTCGCGCATCATGCCATCCTTTGTCTGGTGTGTAATCCATGATAAACATGTGATCCGTGAATTCTTTACCGAATTGTAATTGATCTGGTGCAGGTTTTTCTTTATAGGTGGAAGTGAGTTCTTTACGAATTCTACGATCTACCATATCTTCAGCCCCTTTTTGTGGAAAATTTTAATAGCCATGATAAAGGATTCTGAAAATTTACGCAATAGGTATTTTGGGAAAAGTGTATATGAAAACGTTTTTATTAAAATTTTCTAAACTTTCTATTAAAAACAGCTTGTAATTTTTTTCTTAGCGATTTAGAATTCTCCTTAATATCTTTTTGAAGGGAGGCTCGGCGATGGTTACGTTTTTTGCATCCATCACAATGTTGTTATTAGGATTTTTAGTTTATGGAAAGGTGGTAGAACGAATTATTGGGGTCGATGATCAGAGACAAACCCCAGCGTACACACAGCAAGACGGACTTGATTACATGCCAATGAGTTGGTGGAAAGGGAGTCTGATCCAGCTGTTGAACATCGCTGGGCTCGGACCGATTTTCGGAGCATTAATGGGAGCTTTATATGGACCTGTTGCATTTATCTGGATCGTAATCGGTACTATTTTTGGAGGGGCAGTTCACGATTACTTTGCAGGCATGATGTCCCTTCGACATAACGGAGAACAATATCCTTCTCTTGTAGGAAAATACTTAGGAAAAAGTGCACAAGCAATTATTAATATTGTTTCAATTGTCCTCATGATTCTTGTTGCAGCGGCGTTCACAGCAGGGCCTGCACAGCTGATGAGTGAGGTGACGCCACTAGGCTTTACAACAAGTATTGTCATTGTTTTTGCTTACTTAGCGATTGCGGCTGTATTGCCAATCAACAAAATCATAGGAAAAATTTATCCGGTCTTTGGTGCCATCTTAATTTTTATGGCGGTATCCATCGGTGTGGGAATGTTCTTTTTCGGTAATCCAATCCCGAATCTAACGATGAGCAACTTGCATCCGGACAGCATGCCAGTGTGGCCATTAATGATGGTGACGATTTCCTGCGGAGCGATCTCAGGGTTCCATTGTACGCAATCCCCAATCTTGGCTCGTACGCTTAAAAAGGAAAGTGAAGGTCGAAAAGTCTTTTACGGTGCTATGGTTGCTGAAGGTGTCATTGCATTGATCTGGGCAGCTGCAGGTATGACGTTTTACGGAAGTACAGGTGGCATCCAGGAAGCAATCACTGCCGGAGGACCAGCGGCTGTCGTGAACGAAATCTCAAAATCTACGCTTGGCTCTTTTGGTGGCATGCTTGCGATTCTTGGTGTAATTATTCTACCAATCACAACAGGCGATACAGCGCTACGTTCTTCTCGTATGATGCTTGCGGACTTGGTAGGACAAGTAACGAAAAAAGATCTACAAGGCAAAGGCGCTTTGTTAGGATTAATGGCCGTCGTAGCTGTACCAGCATTCTTACTTACGCAAATGGACTATAGCTTCTTATGGCGTTATGTGGGCTGGACGAACCAGGTTGTAGCAACCGTGATGCTATGGACAGGCGCGATGTACTTGGTGAAGCAACGCAAATTCCATTGGATTTGTAGTGTACCAGCGCTATTTATGACAGGAGCAATAAGTGTGTATATCTTCTACGCACCAGAAGGGTTAGGCATGGCATACTCGACATCCATGAAGCTTGGAGCGATCGTTTGGACGATCGTTGCGTTGAGATTCTTCTGGATGTTGTATGGTCATAAGGTTCGAGCGCTATTCCGTAAACCACAGGCGAATGTGTAGAGAGGAAAATTATTTTGATGTGCATCTCATATAAATGATTTTAAAAATGGCGTGCAATCTGACTACAGGATTGACACGCCATTTTTAATAGATTTTTGACAGCCATAAATTTAAAATGTCTTATTAAGTAGTAAAACCTTATTTAAAAAAACAATGAACTTGTTTTGTAAACTCACTTGTTTCTTCAATTAAAGGAAAATGAGCCGATTGATTAAACCAAACAAATTTTTTAAAAGGTGCATTTATCTCACTTAAGTATTCTTTTGCAAGATTTGACGGTGTATTAAAATCGTATTTTCCTGCAAAAAATGCTATAGGAATCTTTACCTCTGTAATCTCATCTCTTAGTTTGGTATTAAATAATTCCTCATACGTATTCATAAATGAATAACCAGTTCCTTTTTTCCACTTATCAATGTCATCTTTAGTGTATTCATTGCCTTTATTCATCCCATCAATTATGAGGGGAATTAAATCAAAGCCTCTAGTTGCTCCACCAAAAACTTGTAGCCAATTTCGTTGAATCGCTATATCATTTAATGGGTTTTGATAAGGTGGCTCTCCAATTTGAGTAAGTTCTTTAAGGGCTTCATCATTATTCTGTCTCTTTGCACTATTTAATACATAATGATAGCCTTCTTTTTCCATGTCCCACCAGTTCGTTACCTGTCCTACCCCTATAAATCTTTCAACTAATTCAGGATATTCTTTGATAACATTCATACCTAATAAACTTCCCCAAGAGTGACCGATAAGATATACTTTCTTCTTTTTGAAAGTATCCAGAAGAAATTGAATCACTACCCTTGTATCCTCGACAAATTGATTCATATTCATAGTATCTTGATCTAAGTCTGGTGAAAATGAAAGTCCCGATCCCCTTTGATCCCAATTAACAACTATATAATGCTCCTCAAGTTTCTTTATATAAGGGGATATGAATCCAATTTGAGCAGTACCAGGTCCTCCATGTAAAAATAAGATAATGGGATTATCATCATTTTCTCCGCGAATCAGGAGCCATTGATCAACATCATTGACCAATATTTTGAATGGTTCTCCTGTCCTAGAATTTGTTTTCATAAATATTCCACCCCTGTGCTTTTATTAAAAAGAATGAATTTATGATTACTTCTTCTTTCTAACTATAAAACTCCTCCCAAAATTTATTTATTTCACCATAAAGATCTAAAACTCTTTTATTAGACATTAAACCAGGCAGAGGAACATAAAAGATAGTGTGAAAAAGTTACAGGTTAATCTATAATAAATAGAAAACATGGGTAGGTGATTTTATATGAAGAGTTCAATGCAAGTTTTAGAATGCCCGAAGTGTGGAGGTACTGACCTAGGAAAAGGAAAGCATGGAGGATATGCGGTTATGACTCCGGTGGATAAAAAGTTTAGTTTGGGTTCGGATGTAGAATATATCATTTGTACGGGTTGTGGATTCATAATTGAAAGCTATGTGACGAAGCCAGAGAAGTTTAAGGGAACACGTTAAATTTCAAGTTTGCCTTTATGCTACATAAAATAGTTTAATAGACTTGTTCGAAGTAAATGGTGAATGATTTGAGCAAGTAATTATAAAAACAAGGCTTAGAGATCATGATTTTCTCTAAGCCTATTAAATAGTGATTTGTAATGCGAAATAGTGTTTGGAAACGCAGGGCGCCTTGTTAGTTATCTTTTTTCATGACAATGAGTTGCTCTGCATTTGGTGTGAACCCTTCAATATGTTCATACAATTGTAGAGTAAATTCCTTTTTCTTTTCTGGATTGTCCATGGACGTTAGTACATAGGAATCCACGTCATGGTTATCCGTGTACTCACTATAAGCAAAAGTGTTTCCTTGAGGAGCCCAGTTGATGTCTCCTTTTTTTAAAGGTTTGATGAGTTGATCGTTCTGATAAATACCTTCATCTCTCACGTAACGATAGTTCCCATCTGCAGAGAAATAGAAGTAATGGGCGAGATTCTTGCCATCTAAATAAAGTTCCTTTGTTTCGCCTGTGTTTTTGTCATAGTAATAGGACTTGTTAAACGTTTTACTTTTGGCCACAAAGCCAATATGATCGCCGTAAGAATAAAATTTGATAGGCGTCTTGCCTCCGGTTAGAGCATTTTCGGGCATTCCTGGAATCACGTCTTTATATCTATCTTGTTTTTGAGTGGATAAATCATGAACAACAAGGTCAAATTTTTCATCTTTCTTATTATCCCCAACAGCCATTAGTAGAGTGTTTTGCTCAGGCATTACCCTTGCGCCACCTACAAAACCTCCTGGATTCACACGGTATTGAATTTGCTCATCATAATGTGGAGAGTCTTCAGAAATAAAGAAACCTCTCGGATCAACGATAAGTAGCTCTTCAGTTATCGGGTTCATCTTAATTCCCTCTGGATAAAAAACAGGTTCTTTGCCTGGCTTATATAAATACGTTAGTTTTGGATAATTTGCGTCACATTCGCAATACTCTGTGTTCTGGTAAAGAACGAATGTACTGTCTGCTAGCGGTTCAGCTTTATAATAATAGGTCTGAAATGATGATAGCTTTTGCTCCTTACTTACATCTAGTGAATAGGCATATATTTGGTTTGGCTTTGTTAGTATCATTCTAAATCGATTATGTTTCTCAAGATGTTTGCCAGATTCCGTAATCGCCCCATCTATATCTATGTGCACTTCTCTAATATATCGATCTTTTATAGGTATGGACGGGACAGTTACGGAGAGGTTTTGTGAACCTTGCCATTCAAAGGTCGCTTTAACAGGTAAACCTTCTGAAATCTGTTTTTCAACACTATCCATTTTCATAGGAACATCAAAATGAATATTGAATTGATGAGATTTTTCAGAAGAAAGCACAAGATTCCTTGCTTCTCGATTGGTTCCATCTTGAAGCTTGAAGGTTGTGATCGTTTCCTTCAGTACTGGATATTGCTTTTCAGGTTCTTCTTTATTTTTATTGGATGGACTCTTTGTCGTATCCAGATCTTTCTCAGAAGTGTCGTCGTTATCACTTGGTGATTTTAACTCGTCTTCCTTCGTATCTTGTTCTTCCTCTAGCTTTGATGGAGCGGGATCCTTTGCTACTTCTTCTTTACACCCGACCAACATAAACAAAAGAATGAATAGAGAAATAGTGCATAACCTTTTCATTGTAAACCCACCTAGTTTCTTCTTTTACTAGTATATTAACAAAATTTGGTTACTTGGTATATAGTGTAAAAAAAGTGGTGCCTGACTCCTGCCGCTTAAAAGCATTAGCGGAGTAGGGGTCAGGCACTTGGTCCTTTAGCTTTTATAACTTACATTAATTTTATAAAAACCTTCCAATTCGGATACGAGCTTGTCTAGAATGTCATCACTGTATTCCTTTGTCCAATACTTATCCTTCTTTTCAATGACTTCACTTCTTAAATCCTCATACTTGTCCTTTTCCTTCTTAAATTTCTTGTGCTTTTGCCTCCAGTACGCATAGAGAAGAGCAAGAGCGATGTAACCGGCCATGTTCACAGTATTGCTGAAATGGTAGAATATCAGACTTAAAACATCTCCCGTGTAAGAGGACTGAACGCCGAACTGAAATAACCAAGCCATGAAGGCAACCGCCACGATAACAAAGATTGTCAAAATTCCTTGGTGAAGTGCCTCAGCATTTTTCTTTTTAATACTTCGCTCAACCAGCTGATCTAACATGATTCGATCATTCTCTTTAAAAACTTCTGCATTCCATATGGGGACACTCAATGTAAGCCCTCCTATGTACAACCCTTTTTTATTATATATACGAGATTGGCAGAAAAATATAACTAGTGCCTTAACTAGTGCCTTAACTAGTGCCTGACCCCCACTGCTTTAAAGTATTACCGGAGTGGGGGTCAGGCACCTGCATGTAGATGACAGGAAGCATAAATGATAAATTAAAGAGAAACAAACAAGAATGGGAGATCATTGATCATGAAAAGAACGATATTACTCAGTATCCTATTGGTCACTTTCAGCATACTTGTCGCCTGTACTCCACAGATTCAAGAAGCCAAAGGAACTTTTGAAAAGGAAGGGATCCAAGTAGACGCTGAAGCTACATATAATAAAACGAGCGGAAAGTATGATGTAGAGGCGAAGGTTACAAATAATACTAATCAACAATTAGAGCTCATCTATGATTGTGGTCGGATTATAAGGTATGAGGGGCAACCACAAAAGACTGAGTGTATTGATGTTTATTCAGAAAGTCATGATCCAGGAGATGTTACGACGATAGAGAGATCTATACCTAAAAACGATTTCCTAAGTGAGGAAGATCCATTTCATATAAAAATCGTATATGCCCTTGAAGCAGAAAATAAGAAAATAGAAATTGAAATTCCATTAAAAGCAGAGGAATAATAAAAAAGTGCCTGACCCCCACTGCATTAAAGTATTAGCAGAGTGGGGGTCAGGCACTTTTATAATTGTGTACCTGTCATAGCAACAAGGAAGCCAATAACAATCGCAATCGCACCTAAGATAAGTGATGCTTTTCCGTAGTTTCGAACCGTTTGATTTTGACTACCAAACGCTAAAATAAACAGCGTAATGATGTTCACAAGAGGGATGGCTAGTAGCACTAAATATAACATCCATCTCCACATGGATACGACGTTGTCTTGTTGTAGCAATGAAAATCACCTTTCTATGTATGCTATCTATTATGCTAGCATTTCTTTCTAGAAATCTTCAATAAAGTGGGAGTGGTAGTTTTTAGTAACCTATTCTAAAATAAAGGTATCCATATAAGAGTAGGGGGTGTATGACGTGAAACAAAACTTACTTAATTTAAAATGCTCATTAGATCAGGCCCAAATCGAGGACAGACTTTCGTATAAGCCAAATATTCTAGAGCTACAGTTATTCGAAGCGGATATAGATGATCCTGAGTATATAAAAAATGTGATTCACGACCTCCATGAAAAAGGTGTGAAAGTCATTCTTCATCATCCTATGAAAGTGAATGGGAAGTTTCTTGATATTTTAAGTGAGGACAAGGAAGTTCTTGAATATTATGAGCGGTCTTGTAGG is a window encoding:
- a CDS encoding SEC-C metal-binding domain-containing protein, with product MSESVRRNDPCPCGSGKKYKKCCMNKQQVVQLKEVKEERFLQQKNQLTSKLRSFIHDKVSAGETYQLETTFNKRSGRVLQQHKPYAHFWMYFFYRYENGLRGIEWFVKEQGHRLDQDERKMAERWMQLKPQLVQAVEDQEENVIFEDIVTKEAYAAPKSEEHISYVKPWYGALGLLEPKDDVHYFNGMRVMVGPYGLRNAKLKAEEIQESTGLSLDEVLIDYYPEVFAALHRTIEDNVPEGENYEAKEYKYFFSVEDQERATAFFVNDHSFQIDEWTESSQELTWTGNWKTYEDNEMNGEILIADVYAVLSIQNGKLTVQTYGIEHMNAIFKKLTEARGVFIYQDEKVTSIGNLPIQIKPKTVRIQDGIPSYFALYAQNEELLNVDAQIPKYHYKSLRELVNEGHEQVADDWLKQNEYMVYGNVVQQVGEVDVTADFNKPRKELGLPLSAFVTGGADRVTAFKPVESPIDRETYVVEEDIPEYEDLGITNEMKDLFFVEDLLRFYREKVDGKSDATKRKYRDSLSVIRKLLEVSEIQSWDACDFSFWKFALTEGFFEGVGYASLTYAKDFISVVRAFTKWLDKEKGMNVGKDVAAFLKEKESSILNAVRMENAIMDSPEYPNLEHEFEAQTEYEMDLFLVEEINKDSLVLLNSEDQHRTLSIPEGAVQFAEVSMMIQAEIGKARNEWDIIKLGEVFPAK
- the nagE gene encoding N-acetylglucosamine-specific PTS transporter subunit IIBC, giving the protein MLGFLQRIGKALMLPIAVLPAAALLLRLGQPDLLDIPFMAAAGDAIFANLALLFAIGVAVGLSKDGHGAAALAGAVGYFVLTKGATAINEDIKMAVLGGIISGIVAGLLYNRYSEVKLPDWLGFFGGKRFVPIITSLAMLILAGVFGYVWPPIQEGINNVGQWIVDAGAAGVGVFGFLNRLLIPVGLHHVLNTLVWFEFGEFTNSAGEMVKGDLSRFFAGDQSAGIFMAGFFPIMMFGLPAAALAMIAAAKKHRRKAVSGALIGVAFTSFLTGITEPVEFLFMFLSPLLYVVHALLTGISMSLATVLDIHHGFGFSAGAIDYVLNFGIAQKPIELLMLGLVYGGLYFVIFYFLIVKLDLKTPGREEEVEGEFTESYSGSDYEQKANHYLSALGGKENIAVLDNCVTRLRLQMVDMAKVDEVGLKNAGAKGVFKLNSKDLQVVVGTDVEHLANAMKRK
- a CDS encoding branched-chain amino acid aminotransferase, which produces MVDRRIRKELTSTYKEKPAPDQLQFGKEFTDHMFIMDYTPDKGWHDARIIPYQNISIDPSAMVFHYGQSVFEGLKAYLSPEGEAQLFRPDINLQRINNSNERMCIPKIDEEFALDAMKELVALEKDWIPKAEGTSLYIRPFIISTEPFLGVAPSHNYKFIVILSPVGAYYKEGINPVKIAVENKYVRAVTGGTGEAKTGGNYASSLKAQEEANKNGYAQVLWLDGVEKEYIEEVGSMNVFFKINGEIVTPELNGSILEGVTRSTAIRLLKHWNYPISERKVSMQEIYQAHQDGQLEEAFGTGTAAVVSPIGQLSWGDQHMVINEGQTGEVAKALYDNVTGIQYGTVEDPFGWITKVNESSVVEH
- a CDS encoding carbon starvation protein A, producing MVTFFASITMLLLGFLVYGKVVERIIGVDDQRQTPAYTQQDGLDYMPMSWWKGSLIQLLNIAGLGPIFGALMGALYGPVAFIWIVIGTIFGGAVHDYFAGMMSLRHNGEQYPSLVGKYLGKSAQAIINIVSIVLMILVAAAFTAGPAQLMSEVTPLGFTTSIVIVFAYLAIAAVLPINKIIGKIYPVFGAILIFMAVSIGVGMFFFGNPIPNLTMSNLHPDSMPVWPLMMVTISCGAISGFHCTQSPILARTLKKESEGRKVFYGAMVAEGVIALIWAAAGMTFYGSTGGIQEAITAGGPAAVVNEISKSTLGSFGGMLAILGVIILPITTGDTALRSSRMMLADLVGQVTKKDLQGKGALLGLMAVVAVPAFLLTQMDYSFLWRYVGWTNQVVATVMLWTGAMYLVKQRKFHWICSVPALFMTGAISVYIFYAPEGLGMAYSTSMKLGAIVWTIVALRFFWMLYGHKVRALFRKPQANV
- a CDS encoding alpha/beta fold hydrolase, which translates into the protein MKTNSRTGEPFKILVNDVDQWLLIRGENDDNPIILFLHGGPGTAQIGFISPYIKKLEEHYIVVNWDQRGSGLSFSPDLDQDTMNMNQFVEDTRVVIQFLLDTFKKKKVYLIGHSWGSLLGMNVIKEYPELVERFIGVGQVTNWWDMEKEGYHYVLNSAKRQNNDEALKELTQIGEPPYQNPLNDIAIQRNWLQVFGGATRGFDLIPLIIDGMNKGNEYTKDDIDKWKKGTGYSFMNTYEELFNTKLRDEITEVKIPIAFFAGKYDFNTPSNLAKEYLSEINAPFKKFVWFNQSAHFPLIEETSEFTKQVHCFFK
- a CDS encoding transcription initiation factor TFIIIB; translation: MKSSMQVLECPKCGGTDLGKGKHGGYAVMTPVDKKFSLGSDVEYIICTGCGFIIESYVTKPEKFKGTR
- a CDS encoding DUF2663 family protein; translated protein: MSVPIWNAEVFKENDRIMLDQLVERSIKKKNAEALHQGILTIFVIVAVAFMAWLFQFGVQSSYTGDVLSLIFYHFSNTVNMAGYIALALLYAYWRQKHKKFKKEKDKYEDLRSEVIEKKDKYWTKEYSDDILDKLVSELEGFYKINVSYKS